TCGCTCCTGCTGCAGAGGCGCGACTCCCCTGCAGCCCGCCACGTGTCCCCCCCCCACCCCGCCTGCACCTCCCATGCCAcctaagagaaaagaaaaaaaattattaagtttaataattatttagggtttttactaaaataaatttaaaaaattatttatcaaataGGTTGTCACCCAATTATATCTGAAAATTGGGTTTTTTCATTCGCGCTATCGGACAAagcaaatgattattttatattaatttttaaataaaatattattttttattttagggttAGTATTACTTATGTATAAATCTGAATCTGATTAGCGCCTACTTGAGAGGCGCGACTAATCGAGCCTTTCTCGAGACGCAAATGAATATGGTTGTGGTGGGGCCCACGTGCTTAACTTTTCCCTATATATACTCTCGAAAATCAAATGGTTTCATATACACAAAATTTAGCATACGAAAGTTGAACGGAAAGAAGAAGATaaggagaagaaaaaaaagaaaggaaaagaaaacaaGGAGGAGGATAAGGtagtttagtattttttttttgtaaatagaaTGTAAAGTTTTgttagtaattttattatttgaaagttattttgttaggttattaattttgttagcttatgaatgaaaatttttgcattaaaaattttatgtattttttttctattggaaactgttttgaaaattttgaaaattttttaacagATCTAGTATTGAAGATGGAGAATCAATTTTTTGTATGTGTTTTTTTCGATGGAGAAATTTTGACAACAACCGTGGgatatatatttgaatgtcgcaaacaagtagcaatgagatttagtaaaaatatctcgtttgatgatatgaaggaaaaaattagtgaaaaaatttataaacgttgtgggagaaggatgtcgaaacttttctacaagtttccagtttcgacGGATCCCATAAAATTCACCGAAATGGAAGTCGTAGACGAtgaagacgtggagacaatggtcgctctttattgtgggactcgaagcaaccaaaatgcaccgattcagttatttgctgagttagctggTATAGAGGCAACTGAAGATCCCACTTCATTAGGTGAAGAAGATAGAGCTTAAGAGCCGTGTATGGTGGTTCCGATATCGTACGTTGATAGCCAATCAACTATACAGGATCGACATTGATCTTAATGCAACACCGAGACcgatgtggttggtgatgatgtatACCATAGTAGTGATCCTTCGATCACGAAGTCGATAGTGAGTGGTCCCGACGTGAGACGAGGTCCCGGATGATATTGACGACGAAGGCGTTAATGATGATAGAAACGTTAACACGTCTTCAGTCGGGAACCAGATTCGTCGTATTGCGATACACAATAATCCTGGGGTATACATGTCTCGGATAGACCCCGATGCAGCGCACGCAGCTGAGTTTCTAGAGTACCCTGAAATACTACCTGCTCACTGGATAGCTGTATATTCTGATTCTGAGGAGTTGTTCGTAAGCCAAAGATTCGAAAGTAAGGAAGAATGTGTTTTTGCCATTAagcggtatagcatgaatatatcagtagACTATAAAGTTGctaaaccgacattatatattAGAGAGTGTTGGAGGTCGGCGGAAGGCTGCAATTGGCGGATACGAGCTGCATTTATCCAGAAGTCGCAGATGTGGGAGATAcgaaaatttgttgggcctcacacatgcactTCAACACGTATGAtgaagatcatcgaaaacttgattccaaaactatcatcgtgtatcatgccaatggtgaaagACATGCCTACCATTAAAGTTTGATCTTGATTGTTAAAATACTGTACGATTCGATGTCGAGTATCATACCGAAAGGCATGGATAGCTAAACAAATGGCAATGGAACAATTGTATCGAGTATCATAGCCGCTATGAGGGAGTGCGTACGTGGGGTATCATTGAGTTGCGAACCACGACCTTATTACGGGCGAGATGACCAACTACAATCCGGAAAAAGAATTTTTCATCGAATGTTCggacgtttgatccatgtgtgcgcatttccccactgcaagccGTTTATGCAAGTAGATGGGACACggctatatggaaaatatacagATCCTACTTCTTGCGATTGCTCAAGACGGCAACGAGGCGTGCTTCGATAGCATTTGCCATCGTCGATAAGGAGAACATGGAAtcatgggaattcttccttaccaacctacggaggtatgttattagcaacaataatatttgcatcatctcTGATAGAGGGAAAGGATTAATTGCTGCCATTAGGCGTTCCGGTATGCCATGGAGATCCGTTCTTGCATCCCAAGACATCGCGGCTAACTTCCAtcgagattataagaatgcagactGGAAGAGACAAGTTGTGAGAATGGGTAAAGGATTGCTTTAtcttttcaatataagttttaatgttttagggCAGTGTTATAACTTATCTTTGCTTAATACATATGCAGCGTACGAGTTAGAGCCACACATTTTTCGCCAAAGAATGACTCGACTTGAGAGCAACATGGAGGGTCAAACAAACACATCTTTCCGACAGTGGTTGGGTACTATGGAGCCGTGGCAATGGActcaaagttttgacgagggctttcgttatggtcaaatgaccacaaacttggTGGAGGGGATCAACGCTGTGTTGTTAAAAACACGACATCTTTCAATTTCATCTGTCTTCTCAGCTACATTCTACAGGTTGGCTACCTTAATGCCAAGAATGGGTCAACAACAAGTTAACCAAATAGAGGCAGGATACGTGTTTGTAGAagatgtcagggatgcaattgctGCAAACCGTCGGATGGCAAGGTCAATGACTGTAGAAGTATATTCACGACGTAATGAAACGTTTCGAGTTACTGAGACTATCGGTCATCGACCAGGTATACCACCTAGATCCTACGGAGTTGATCTTCGAAATAGACGATGCGATTGCAGGAGGTTTcaaacacttcattatccatgTGCACATGTTGTAGCAGCTTGTGCTAAAGTCTCACTCAATGTAGAACATTTTATCGATGAAGTGTACACCCTTGCACACACGTTACGTGTATGGGAGAACGAGTTTCCCATGCTTCCTGACCTATCTACTTGGGAGGTACCTCCGACGACCTTCGAGCTTGTTCCAGATAAAGGGTTACGTAGGAACCCGAAGGTAAATCCATAATCATccgaattaaataatgaaatggaCATTAGGAGAAATCGACGGAAAGGCTGTGTGGCGTATGCAGATTAGCCAGTCATAATCGAAGTAAATGCCCGTTCCGAAACTACCATGTTGGACAATCGTCGCAATCGGGTAGAAATTGAGATGTAGTTTCATGACATGTTAAAAGGATTGAATCGTAAATTTGTCAACAATTTGTTGCAGTTAATCTAATTTGACTTACATAGTTAGTataaagtttatttatttaaataataaataaaaaaccataaaattgataaataaaatggcaaaaaagtcattacataaatacaaagttaactatttaaattgcaaaaaaattaaattgttaattaaaatgccaaaatattcattacataaataAATACGAGTTGCGCCATTAGGCGTTTTGGTGTGCCATGGAGATCCGATTTCTTGTACTGGCAAATCGCGGTTAACTTCTATTgagattataagaatgcagactggaaacgacaagttgtgaaaatgggtaaaaaATAATCTTATCCTTTCAATATATTACAAAACCccttaaaattgatggtttgatggtgtgGTTCTAGGGTTATATCTTTTTAGAGCTCGACGTTCACGTTGTGGGCGACTACGACGATCAACGTTCTCTTCGTCCATATGTAAGGGTGTAGAGAATGTCTCAAATGCCACTGATGAACTCGAGCCGGGTGGAGTAGAGAACGGCGCTGGATATGGGCCAGGAAGAGTAGAGTACGATGGTGGATATGAGCCGGGAGGAGTAGAGTGCAGATGTGGCAGTGGGCTGAATATATCAAAATCTGAATAATATCCCTGGGCTAAAGAGCCTGGGAAATAGTCATCGGCCCCCAAATCTGGATGATAAGAACTAGTCCCTGAGTGTAGCTCCGGTTCTGGCCGCCGCTCTAGGTCCAAAGACGCCTCCGGCTCTGCTCGCTCGCTCGCTCGCTCCGAGCTGGTGCATGATGCGGATCTAGAAAATATTGCCCAATCCGTGTCGTATGAGGGGGAACTACCATCGACCGCCCaccaaataaaaatggtttccccTTCTCATAGTACCACTATAGGTACTGTGTCGAGGGCCGTAAATCCAAACAACAATCCATCGGAGGTATCCTACAAAACCGGTTGTTCCACATCGTAACATACTCTTCATGCACATCTCCCCAATCTGCCCAATGCATCCCCCTTCTAGTCATGCCATGAAGCTTTGTAGGCAATCGTACTGGTTGTGTCGGGATATATTGTATACAACTGAATTGTCGGAGTACTCGATCGCCATGATACCACTCCAACGTCTGAAAATGGATAAGGGGTGCGCTAATGCACCATAAGTTTGAGTGGACGTATGCATGCGAGGGAATAACAGCCATAATCTTAGGAACAGAATACGGCATCCAAATGAACTGCACAGttaataacattttcatattaacgTGAGTTGagtgagataaaaataataaaattaaattgatattgAAAAAACCTACCCCCTCCCCAGAATGATTCTCGATCATCTGACTATATATCGGAACCATGTATGACCTCCCGATACCCGGATTCGTGCTCCATCTACGGAAACAAATTGTTAGAACAATATAAcctaaaaaattcaattaattgctATAACGTGTAAAGATTCATTACCTATTAACAAGTGAAAATATATATGGCTGGTGACTAATggatgccaagaatggcatccgaTAAAGTGCCCAAGACTGCAGCAGTATAAGGCATCCACCTATGTCCATCGCAGAAGGATCTGTCGTCTGACAAAGTTCGCGGTACAGCGTGGCTAACACTGCAGACCCCCAACTGTATGAACGCGTGTTATGCAAATTAGACAGTAGCGGTAGATACATCAAACTGACCTCACTACCGTGTGAATCCGGCACGAGTACACCTCCTATAAGGTGCATAATGTAACCTCGAGCAGCCTGCATAACCTCCAATTCAGTGGCAGTATTGggtaaatgctcaaaattggcctttagccATGAAAACCGCAATGTGGCAAATTTCCCCTCACTTGGGGAGTGTCCAAGTAACTCGTAGCAAAGGCGAGCCGGCCTCGAGATTGAACTTACGCCCGTGACCACGTTCCCGTCGATGGGGAGCCCTAGCTGTACTGCAACGTCCTCTAAAGTTATGGTGCACTCCCCGCATGGCAAATGAAATGTGTGCGTCTCCGGACGCCATCGCTCGACTAAAGCAGAAATTAAGTCATATCGCAGATCAAAAGTCCGGATCAATGCTGCTAATCCGAACCCCGCTAACTCTAAGAACGGTATTACGCGTTCATCCGGCTGAAACCCTACATTATAAATACGACCCCTCAATACGCGGTACTCGACCTGAGATTATTATATTTACGAAATGgttaatacaatataatttcattcaagAAATAATGTGACtatcaaataaaattttcattaccATCTCATTAATGTTACTCGATATGTGACCCTTATTTTCATTATCAATCAACGAACCCATTTCTTGCAAATCGCAatgaaaattatcaaataaataaaattataaatttacattatatcaaaattacattaaaattacattaaaatttcttactctcttgaattatttaattctatttcttacTCTCTTTAGATCGTTTATTCAACATCTTTCCATATTCAAAGTAACTTATTTCTCATATACTCACTTTCAACTAGTCAATTATGCATCTATTCAACCGCAAGTACTACATTACTTCCAATCATAAAACCAAATGCATTTTAACATATCATTTATATTAATGtgtttaattctttaatatatattaattctcTTGTTATGTGTTTTATACAAGTTAAAATATAAGCATAATTTATTAATAGTCTATTTtactcttaaaaatattttatttttccttaagttttgattaaattttataaaatttagaagAATTATTTTTAACACTTTACATaggtaaatttaattaattttaaaagtttgaaattaaattaaattataatttaagaaTATTTGAAAAGATTAACTCTCAAGTTTATACATTTTACATaggtataaatttttattttatttttagaatgtaTTAGCCACTATATTTCTCACTTTTTGTTAACAATGAAGTGAATGCTAGtaaagttttttaaaataaaatacaaaaatattgaTTCCAAGTAAATCCGAAATGGACAATAAGCGGCAAAATattgattttttatatatttatttaaaggaGGCTGCCATCAAGCTATCAAAATCGAGCATCAATGGCAAAATAATGGGGTTTTTACCCAActagattaaaaaattaaaacaccaAAATAGGATGTtagataaaagtaaaacaaaaatcaTGGACTTGAAAATTCAACaaaaaaagtttaaattaaaaacaaataaagcAAGACTTGACAAGTAgtattaaaacaaaaacaaaaattagcAATTAATAAACTATATTCAAGCACAATAATTATATAACACTCTTAAATTActaatattttactttttttgaaatgtaatttttttaattttaaaataattacaaacacTAAAAATTATCACAGAACACTAAACTACTAACATTTTaatcttaaaataattataaaaaaattactaacatttttcttctttctcctccttctccttcttcttcttcttctttttcttcttcttcttcttcttttctctctttgcTGCTGCATCCAAAAAATTGGGGGACCAGTGCTTATATGGTCCCCCATTATagcattttatttttttctctctgtCTCTACAGGTGGCATGGGGGGTGGGGGCAGGGACACGTGGCGGGCTGCAGGGGAGTCGCGCCTCTGCAGCAGGAGCGACTGGTCGCGCCTCCGGGTCTGGCTCGACCCGATTTTGACCCgactgaattttaaaaatttaaaaattattaaaatataataaaataataatatttaaaaaaataaataaattatattattaaaaaaatgggTCGCGCTTTGTCGGTAGGCTCGACCCAAAAAAACAACCCATTTCCGTAAATAATGTATCTGACAccctattttggtattttaaatttttttttaacccaATTGGGTAAAAAACCCGTCCTTGGCCCTTTTGGTTGAAGATGGTGGCAAGGTGACTGCTTGCATCGCCGACGTGCAAACATCAGGGTGCAAAATCAACACTAACACAATCAAATAATAAAGCAGTATCTGTAAATGTGACAAgttagttgtaatatttataatattcaaTGGAACACCAAGgtattccaaggatcgaaccCACAGGAGTCGACAATTAAGCGATTTCTAAACTATGGACGTGTAATTAAGGAAGTCTAGCCAACTACTCACTAAGCTTTGTAGTACGGAAGGCCATAAATGAGGTTAATTATGTTAATATACTAACTAATCGCTAaagaggactaaatcgtaaaataaTCAAAACTATGAACTTAACCAATTAATAAAAAGTAGTGGTTGATTGACTTCCATGCAGCTAGTTAACCCTTGAATTAGGGAACTAACTGGCTTAAACTCCTAAAATGACTCAATTTTACATATCGGCCTCAATTTTACCAAGTTAGATGAATTAGTCTtgtttatctctcgacctcacccAACTAACCCGAGACTATCAAATTGGTGCCCGATAAGATCTCCTCTCGATCTCACTTATCTTAATTTTTCCTTAGGGCGTCAATCCTAAGCTTTAAAatctattcgatttagtctaatttttacaatttagttcctgaAACAAAAGTTAACCAGCTAACATTTCCACCAACCTCCCACTTCAGATTTAgttacccaaaatcatatttaagCAAACAAAAACACaataatcaaataaaatatgaatcTAAGCTAAACACAATAAAAATGAGAAAAGCTTGAAAGTAATGAAAATGGCAGCAAAGGAAATGTAAAAaaaaacacttaaaataatattttaatgatgaaaataaaaggaaattgagttatattgaaactaaggattaaattgaaaataaaaagagTTTAAGGTACAAAATCAATAAATAACCACTAGTTATAgtgataactaacttaactaaaTATTCTTGAAATTAAGAAAAACGGATGAAAACATAAACTAAACGCTATAATTATAGAGTAGAAGATTA
The Gossypium arboreum isolate Shixiya-1 chromosome 10, ASM2569848v2, whole genome shotgun sequence genome window above contains:
- the LOC108481730 gene encoding protein MAINTENANCE OF MERISTEMS-like; its protein translation is MGSLIDNENKGHISSNINEMVEYRVLRGRIYNVGFQPDERVIPFLELAGFGLAALIRTFDLRYDLISALVERWRPETHTFHLPCGECTITLEDVAVQLGLPIDGNVVTGVSSISRPARLCYELLGHSPSEGKFATLRFSWLKANFEHLPNTATELEVMQAARGYIMHLIGGVLVPDSHGSELGVCSVSHAVPRTLSDDRSFCDGHRWMPYTAAVLGTLSDAILGIH